The DNA window ATTTTATCGTTAACAGACACAGTAAATTCACTgttctatttttattctcagaAATGAAGAGGGATATACCACCGTAAATTCGACGTCAACTTAGTTCCTTATTTCTTCCTCGTACACGAGGAACTCCTCTATTTTCATCCgctgtattattttttctcagaacAAAGTATGACTGAATGTGTTTTTaggttttttcaatttttttttccatctctttacaatttttctgtacaatatataataataataataatgtatcgaaaagtataatattataataataataaaatattaaacgCATATGCATGTGTTTTGCATATGTTGTATAGGTACGTCAAGGCAGACATGATTGTATATTTCTATTATTAACGTAgtgtttataaaaataataaaaaaatttatactcaaCGATGACGTTTCAAAGTCCTGATCGTTCCTATAcattcaatattaatttattatattaggTGCTAGTCACTATTCGCATAACgtcatttcttcattttacaCATCTATTTCGTACTTGGCATTGCTGAATGAAATAATGGGCCATTTTGTGCACCGACAGATTCGATGCATAACAATGGAagtaatgacaataataataaacattcaCAAGCTGACTCTGAAGTATCAAATTCGTAGCAGTGAAAGCTGAGATTCAATGCGTCattcaatgaattatttctgcaattgtagcaaatttgattgaattttttaaaactgtatGCACCAACGATGAATGAAATATCAAACGTACCGATCTTCCTGTCTTCGTTTCtataatttcttctttttttttctatgatttgTGATCTAATTTATAAATGCcgtattaattaataatattgctTAAGTGGAACATTGCCGGTACCTTATGGACTTCGTATCAATTTCCTTCAAATGTTGTTCCATTTCGTTTGTCAAAGAGTCGACGATTTCCATGAGCCTAGACAATTTTCTCTCGTTGTCTTTATACACAATCTCCATACCGTCGAGGTCCTTGAACTTGGTCGAAGTATCGGCCGTCAATTCAGACGCCCTTGCCAAAAGTGATTTTGCCTTCTCGATGTTTCCTTTACTCCTGTCGACTCGGTTCCCCAGTGAATTTTTTGCTTGTTGATACTCCTGTCTCAGTTTCATCGTCTTGTTATCGACTGTTCCAGCTTCCAGTACCACTTCAGCAACCTGCTTTGCAATCTCCTCGTTAAGTATGTAGTCATCCTTTATCAGCTGAGTCTGAAGATTCTCGAGTCTCGAATCCAAGGCGCCGACGCTCGCGGTTAATTTGCCGGCCGTGTCCTTGGCCATTTTCATTCCCTGAATAATCGTGGTCAAGTGCGCTTGGGACTGAGTAATATCGTCCGTTGCCTTTCTTACAGCATTGTCAGCATTGTCCTGAGCCGACTGAGCGTCAGTCAATAGCTTGGTTATCTTTTCGGCTTGCACTTCCTTGGCTATCGCCTCGTTCTTCGTAGCGTTGGCTCGTTCTCTCAGTTGGTTAGCCCGCCTCAAACCATCGGCTGCTTCGGCGATGATTTTCTCGGGATTCGTCAGCGACCCAACCATCAAGGATATGTTCTGCGCGAGTTCTTTGATCTGTTCTGGATTCGAGTGAATGTTTTTACTCAATGCCTTCTTCGCCAGGTCTCTGACCTCAGCTGGGGTTGATTGTTCCTCCGTAAGGAAATTCCACATCCTGTCGGTGAGCGCTGTCAAATCGGCGGACAATTCGTCCGTCTCATTCCTTACGGACAAGGCATGGTTGAACGCATCTTGAGCGTTCGATCTTGCTGCGATTGCTTCTTGTTGTACTTGAGACATCTGCGAtcagagagaagaaaattaattgttaacgAGAAATCTTAAACGCTTCATAATCGCGAATAGTTATCGGCAATCAGTTACTTACACTCCTCAGTAGTTGCTCAGCTTTATCCCGATGATTCTTGATCGCCGCTGTTTGCTTATCGGCCAGATCCAGTGCCAAGTTGACTTTTGCCACGGCTCCAGCATCACAAGACAATCCTCCACAAGAACCACATCCAGCTCCACCGCACAGTGAACTACACTCAGTGACGCGCTCTCCGCAAACTTCAAGGTTTAAATCAGGCAGCATGGATTTTATGGTGGTCACCTGGTCGCCAAGCCGAGCAATGGACTCCTTGTTTTGATCCGTGGCCTCCTTGAAGCTGAGGGAATTCTTACTGAGGAAATTTTCCGTGTTCGTATGGTACCGCTCAGCCTCGGCCAAGGTGTTCAATGTACCATTGGCCATTCTTTCAGCCTCGTTCGATTGCTCGGCCATTTCAACGGTGACGTTCAGAGCCCCCTGCACGTTAGCCTCTTGTAACTTCGTTGCGTCCTTCTTCAACTGCGCAGCGTCTTGATGCAGATTGTCCGTCCTATTTCTCATGTTTTTAAGGGCCGCGTCGGCGAGATGCACACGTTGACTAATACTGTCCTGGAGGTTGTCGAGCTCGTCAAGTCTCATCTGAGATGCCTGAATGACGTTTTTCAGATCCGCCGCCATGTCGCTCAATTTTTCCAGGTCTTGTCCTCTTACGCTGGTATCGCTCACCAGAGCCTTGACTTGGTTCAACGAGTCGTCCATTTGATCGAACTCGGACGTGTAGAATCCGGTTATACCAACCTTTTTGATTCTCGAAGCATCTGTGATTACATTGCTTGTCCGATTCCTCACTCCTTGAAGGGTCATGTCCCAATTATCGAAACATTCTCCGCAAGGGCGGCAGGTCGGAGCAAAACCGAGGTAGCCTCGATCACAGTGGTCGCACTTTACGCCCCCGATACCTTCGTAGCACACGCAAGCCCCGGTTTGTCTGTCACACTGCGGCGTGGCTGAACCAAGGGAACTGCACTCGCAAGTTTTACATTCAATATTCGGATCGCCCCAGTGATTCTTCTGGCACTCGTTACACTGCCTTCCACCGAAACCTGGCCTGCACTCGCAAGTTCCATCGTACTCGTTACATTTGTCCGAAATACTTCCAATCGCGTCACATTCGCACGGATCGCAGCCTTCTCCGCTTGCAATTCGCCAATGGTTCTCTTCGCAGTGGTCACAGAACTGACCCATGACATGCGGGAGACACGGACACTGTCCCGATCGGTGATTACAGGGGCCCGCGCTCTGATCTGTACCAAGTACATTACACTCGCAGAATTTGCAGTTTTTCTCTAAGGCATCGCCGTAATATTGCGGCTTGCAAATCTGGCAGTGTGAGCCAGCGGTGTCAAACAAACACTGGAGGCATTCCCCGGTCTTCGGATCGCAGTTGCCCGGTCGAGCCGGGTCAGTGTTATTGCTACAATCGCATGGCGTGCAACTGCCACCGGGAACATCTGGGTTTCCATAGTAGTTATCGTCGCAGGTTTCACATCTCGGACTGGCGTAACCTTCGTAGCATTCGCAAACCACGTCTTGAGTTATGGAATCCAGTGAGCAGCTGTCTGCATATGAATGACCCGATGCTATGGCGCCCGGACATGGACACTGCCTGCAAGGGATGTCGACGCCGATACGTGGGTCACCGTAGAATGTCGCTATGCACATATCGCAGTTGTGGCCCGTCGTTGAGTCCTGGCAGTTTATGCAAGCTCCCGTCTTCGAGTCGCAGCTGTCGGCATGACCGTTGCACTCGCATCGTCTGCAGTGTGGGAAGTTCCAAAAGCCTGGTTGACACAGGCCGCACGTTCTGGAGTACGTGTTCGGGTGACAAGTGCACCGCCCCGTCTCAACGTTGCAGAAGTTGTCCAACGCTCCCACGGCGTCACAGTCGCACGGCTTACAGCCTTCTGGTCCAAAATTGTAGGTTCCAGGTGCGCAACTATCGCATCGACGACCGATCACGTTTGTTTTGCAGGAACATCTGCCTCCGAATTGATTGCAAAGCAGACTGTGTGACCCAGTCAGGTTACATTCACATGCTGGAGAAAGTATATACGATTAATCATCAAACTCTGACGTTCAGTTCAAGGGTCCTTTACTGAATACTTACCATGACCACCGTCGAACACATACGTCCCAATGATATACTGATACTGTTTGCAGATATCGGAAATCTGTTGGTCCCTATCGTACAAGTCGTAAAACATATCACCGCATCGGTAAGCTTCGTATTCTTGGCGGCGCACTTCCGCAAGTGGGGATCCACTGAAGACCGGTATGCTCTCAGGTCTAGGGATCAACGTGATCTAAAATATGGACAAATCGTTACTGGTTCAAACATCAGCATAGAACAATCTTCAACGAACAAAGCTTCGAAATTTCTGTACCGAATCAATTAGAATAGATGCCGACGGTGTTTGGTAACGTTGATCGTATGCATCAAAAGTCAAATGTACGATGTATCTCTTTCCTGATTCCAAACAGGCGTTTCTAATTGCAACGGCACTATGTCTGTCAGGATAGAGCTGCATTGTGACACGGTCATCAGAAGGCTGCCAATTTCTACAGGGTCCGTCAGGGTCGACTGGACCGTCCCTTTCGATAAAGATTCGCACTTTCTGCCAGGGCCCTGCGATTTCAGGTTCATATCGCACGACTATGTCGTACTCCATGGTTTTCACGATGTCGTCTATAACGAAGGTCAAGTTTGAGAACTCGTAAGCTCTGATGAACCCACTGCCAGTCCACGTGGTGTTTCTCCCGTCACGGTAGGGCTCTCTGATCACAATCTGACAGTTCTGCAAACAACGTTTCATTATTAGATAAAATATCAACACTCGCCTCGTTCTCCTGAGACAAAAAAGTACAGATCCTTACGCTGGATGCTCGACTATTCTCTCCTTCGTAAATGAGGAAATCCAAGGAAACAGTGTAGTAACTTTGCTCTGGCTCATTACAGGTTCGCCCACCTATGTTACGCCTGCAGCGGCACTGGCCTGTCACGACATCACAGAAATTGTCGTAGGCTCCACCAAGGTCACAATCGCATGGCTTACAGCCGTCTTGTTCCTCGGAAAGACCCCAATATTCTGGGAGACATTGACTGCAGTCACGTGCGGTTACGTAACGCTTACAGGTGCATTCGCCCGTCAGCATGTTGCACCCTTGGTTACCGATCGTTCCGACAGTATTGCAGGTACACGCTGAGGAAATCGGTAAAGTCATGGTTAGAACGATGGTCTGCGCTCTCGATTGTCACGGGGAATTGAGAATCTCACCTTGACATCCGTCCGGGTTGTTAAAGTCGAATTTCCAGAATCCATTCTTACATCTGTCACACCGTCTACCTTCAACGTTGGCCTTGCAGTGACACCGGCCAGATTCATCACCACTTAACTCGTCAGTGCGTGAGTCGCAGATTCCATCATCCAAGGAACCGGAGGGATCGCAGTCACAGGCTACAAAACAAAATCTATATAAGTTAAACAACCAAAAGATTAACAATATCTGACGACAACCCACGTTGGCAAGCTTCAGCGTCAGTCATATCTCTACTGGACTCATGGTAGAAGAATGGCTTGCACTGTTCACAATTTTGCCCACGAGTGTTATGCTGACAGTCGTCACAAACACCGCCGGAAACTCTTCCAGATCGCTCGAAGACGGCCTCGTCGAAATGACAACTTTGACTGTGATTGTTACAGTTGCACATCTTGCAGGCACTGGTTTGCTTTCCAACCGCAGGTTTCCACGGTAAATCGTTGAAGAAGTCCTCGCAATATTCACAGTTCAGTCCCTTGGTGTTGTGCGTACATTCACAACGGCCATGAACCATGTCCTGCCTTTCGGGTATTCCGGGCAAGGGTAGACACCTCGACGCGTGTCCGTAGCACGAGCAGGATCCTCGAACCCACATGTTTTTTATGGCGTAGTAATACTTCTCTCGTATCTCTGCGCGGTTGTCCAACAAGTCGTCACCCAAAGTGTGCAGCCTTGTGAAGTTGATCCGCAAGTTGGTCATTTTCAAAAGATTCTGAACTTCCTTCGAGTACGGGTTGTCGATTTGCAGGTTCGGTGGCAGCACTCTATGGATTATCTCACCACCTTCTGATGGAGCAACGTTGGAATATCGCGATTCGCACACGACATCCGTCAAGTTCCGAGATGCCTTCGTCGACACGCCAGGGAATGACTGCTGGCAGTTATAGGCAAAGTATTTGTACACCTGCCAGGTCTTGCCAAAGTCGTAAGAACGTTCGATCAACATTGCAGCTGGTCTGAACGTCttgaattttatgattatGTGGGTGAAATGGAATTCCGCTTCCAGGTCCAGCTGCAGTGTGACATTTTCCACACCATTTTCCGACTGCCACCAAGTCTCTGCAGCGCGATGGCTGGAATACAAGAGATTGATCAGCGTTGAGGAACAACAATACAACAATCAACTCTCTCAGAGAGACAAcaatcaatcaataattaaagTAACTGACTTTGGCTGGTATTTGTggacaatattttcaacccCGTGTTGCTGCTTTGGAATTCTTTTATCAcaaaagaaacattttttcctaTCCTGAAGGTGAGAAACTATGCAGTATCTTTCAGGTCCTTTTAAACCGCAGGTAGACGAAGCACGGATTCGATTTTCTCGCCCGATTAACAAATCTCCAGTAGCTGGATAACACGAGCCAACTTCGCAGGGTTGAGGTTTCTTTAGAAGCACACCTGCgagaacgtgaaaaaagatTACTATCGAATCTTGACAAAGATGTACCGACGAATTTCACTAGGGAAAATGTAGTGTCAGGTTACAATTTGCTTACAAAtaagaaatgaattatttattagcTAAAAATTCCCAGTATCAGCTCCACaccaaaatttattatttgttcGTCGTGTCTTAACATGTTATGCCTTGAACCTTAACCCGAGTTAGACACAATGTATCGTGTTATCTGAAAAGTGTGCTGAAAATTGAACTGTTTCGGTTAGTGTACATCGATTTGGAAATTATGGCGTGTTGTTGTGCAGTGTGCTGTGATCGAGCTACCTCTGGGCCTCATTGTCGTCACCCGGCTCCAACTATACTGATTCTTGCCGAAAGCTTCTGACGGCGACATATCTCCTCTCTGCACGGTTTCTACAACAGCTTTACAGCTCACCATTTTTCAGGGAATTTTCATGGACAATTGAAATGattggtttgtttttttttatatttatttattgtataaaaacaaCAAGGTGATTACCTGGTCTCGATTGCACTCTGTTCGATACTCGTCGGTAGTAAGGAGGGCTCGTCGTATCTTAAAAAGAGGAAAAGTTCGCTTGAAATTTATCAGCATCCAAAGTACATCGCATCTCGCATTGGATAACATGATCAATGATGGCAGTTCGGGGAATCCccgttaatttttaaaatttcgcGGACCTGGCAATTTTTATATCTTACCACACTAACGATACTACTTTTcagcgaaaataaaaaacgaaagataGTTCCTCAATCGCTGATGAAAGATCGCGAGGTTACCAGGTCATCGTAGTAACGACCAAGTCAGTCGCGATGAAAACTCTGAATTATCAGTGTTGTACAGAATTAATGCGAGGTTGAGCAGATGCACGATTCTTTCTAAGCGTTATTTTTTCCGGATTCAGAATTGTATCTTTACTTTCAATGTCCTAATTAAACGTCCAGGAAATTTGTACCGAAATTTTCGAAGAGCTAACAAATATTTGTACttccattttaatttttataaacacaCTTTACCTGCTAGTATAACCAGAAATAATCCAAAAACAATGGCGATGAGCTGATTTGGCCGAACCATCGTGgcgagttgttttttttttttttttttctctctcttccaaCACTCAAGCACTGCCTGCCTTCGTTAGCAAACTACTGTCCCCATTTATCTGTTCCGCTATGACCAGGATAAGAAAATATATGACAATTAGTAGTCATTTAAAAACTTATCTCTTCTGTTCTTGGCGTTCACGggatgggaaaaaaaacgaataaatcaACTGTCAGCACTTGGTCGCTGTACAGACGCGATAGCAAATTTGCtgaacattatttttaaattgcaaTTCTTTGTAATGGTTTACGATTACTGCTGATGATTAACTCTcgactaattttcaaaatctgcgTTACTGGACGATTCTCGATATTAACTATAGAATTGAATAGAAATTCGTAAACTTCGATCTATCGATAAACCGATAACTGTAACGAGACTCGCGTCAAGTGTTAGTCTCAAACAGCGACATGTACACACTATTTAtgtgattaaaataaaacaaaaaaactgtAATAGACGTGATCATTTATGGAAACAAGAGACGTGTAAAAGTTTAAAACTCGCGGTGTTTTACGCGGTAAATAATCGTGCGtaagaaattcttttttttttactacctgCCAAAcagagtgagaaaaaattcgcAATTCGTAGCGATAAAGTGTGGCTGATAATAATTGTCACAAGAAATTTGGAACCAGCCGACTGATGGTAGTGAATAAAGAAtctaaaaagaaaagaaaaaaaaaaaaaaaaaaaacacgacgAGAAAGGAAAACAACGTGTCTGTGAATGATTCCGAAGGATTCCAAAAATGGTGTTGCACATAGTATAAGTAAGTATAGTAGACACTGAACTCACCTGGTTCGGAGACGATATGCGGTGAAGATAATCCAATATAATCGGGCGGCCTTTTGGGCCCAGCTTTAGGGGATTTGGGTAAACTATATTTCTGCGGCACGAATGGGCGAGGGGAAGGGATGTCGCACTGAATaccgaggaaaaaaaaatccggtATCAGCAGCGGAACTCAGAAATACACGGTCAAAGGACGGAGGCTCCGACGCTGCCAGAGCGAATACCTCCAGAAGCGATTCGCTTCTGCCGAGTGAGCTGCAGCCAGCATTGCCTCCGTTGAGGGGGCTGAGGGGACTGGATGAGGCTTAAAATCTCCAGCGGGGAAAGTTACCGGGAGTTTGTACCAGCCATCGGGTACATCGGTTAAATTGCTCGGTTATATTTCCATCCACGCCTTTTACGTCTACGCGTCTGCTTCGCACTTCGATTCAAAGTGACGCAGTTATTTAATAGGTAAATCAATTGTTTCTTCGATTGAATGTCTCCTTTTCGGATTGTGGAAAGAAACTGTTGGTGgcctggtttttttttttttttctttatcactGTCGGCATTTGTTGTGTTGAACCCCGTTCACTTTAAAATGACAATATTTACTCAAAATGACTTTATCTGAGTAATGAAACAGTTTTTGGAGGATCTTGAGATGTTTCGGACACGTTACAGAAGTTgagctaatttttttcttcaaaatttgcgatttttcaGAGCATTTTACCTTCATTTCATATACTTGATAATTATTTAACGTGCAGTATACCTCGAGAGAATCgtaaaaaccgaaaatcaagATTGTTATTTGTACAGTGTACAAAAAAGCGAATGGGTTAATCGGGCGAATTgcagaaaaaagaataagaattGAATGCAACATTTCAAGTAATTCATGAAGTTACTCTGATCTGCAATTTGCATTTTtgtgttcgaaaaaattcacagagatTGCAAAATATCTTCCTACAAATTGACTTTAAAGATTTTACTTTAAATTGCagtaacttgaaaaaaaaagaaggaaaaaataactaCAGAATAAAAACTAACTTTATTACTGTAAtaaaaggttgaaaaattattttaatttttgataaaagaATTTTGATTCTTTCGTGAAGATCACGAAAACTACGATCTGGATCGATTGCAGCCAAAAACAGGTATTTTATAAAGTTATCCGATTTACCCTCggatatttttatgaaaaaaaaataaaataaataaataagaataatttccCATACACGAGGCAAAGAATGACAAGAAAACTGATGAACGTGTCTTTGTTGTTCGTCCACTCTGAAAATACGATCAATATTGTTTCCTCACGGATGATCGATGGTGCGTAAAGTTGCGTGAAAGAGCGTAAAATTAAATCACGATATGCTAGAGCTcgcaaaatttttctagtcTGTATTTTTTCGTCTATAGTAATGGAAAATTTGATCATTGAAAATCTAAAACGTGAGGGATCGCGATTTTTCGATCCATCCTGCGCTGTGTCTCAGTCTCGTAAATTGACTCTTGCCGCGGTGTTGCGAGCGGGAATTTAGCTTCTTCCTCGGTAACTTCTCTTGCTTCTCTCCTAATCTTTCTTTCCACTACTCTGACTCTTGAGAGGCTGGCTAGCCGTCGACCACCAACATGTCGGCGTACTCGACTAGACGCGTGTGTGAGAATCGTCATCTCTTACGTACCTACACACGGTACAGTCCCGCCTGCGATTCAAACGCGTTCCAGAATAGAGCGAAGCCGTTAAGGCGCGCTCGGGACTTGGAGAAGAATTGCTGATGGAAGAAGCGAGAGATTATGCGAATAACATTGCGAGAAATCGTTTGAATCGTTCGTACAGTTCGTTGGATCATAACTTTGACTCGGATTGACACCGTCGGCGATTATTTCCGCGAATTGCTTGAACGTCTGCAGAGATTCGCCTCAAAAGTATAACAGTTTTGTTTTATCCCACGCGAGGACGAGAAatcataaatatatgtataaacttTATCGCGCCTTATTGACAGAGGAAACTGTGTGCTAGTTCGGATTAATCATTCGATTTAGTTGAAGTCGAGTCTATACATTTGCGTGCCCCGCGTACGCTAAGAACGTGTAAGAAAGCGTCGGGTCTAAATTTAGAGAACTCGGCTTATTATATCTTACTGCAGGCTTCTCGCGAGtgaaaagatttttcgaatatgCAGTTGCAACCCGCGGCTTATTCAAAGATTTAAGAACTCTTAAAAGAAGATTTAAGATCGAATAACTACTGGCTGTTTAGTTTTTTTCCTCAGCGAAATGAGAGGAAAACCGAAGCAATTCaatttcgcaaaaaaattCCGAGGCGACAATTTAccagagagaaaaaactgaAGTAGGATAATTGAACGAGTAAatggggcggggttgaagttccggatttgaaaagttccgaaagcgcctaatttagaattatttggtagcgaaacttgaagtaaggaaatcaaactttgaagaaacaacaaagttcgaatggtcggaaaatTGACGGCTCAAGGTTCCGAAATGCAAACTTCCGATAATTCAAgttaaaatatcgaaaaatcaaagcggtgatttttcgtcaaagtttgaattctttattttaattttcgccaccaaaaaattcggaattcggcgctttcggaacgttttaaattcggaattttaaCCTTGCCACGAGTAAACGACTCTTAGCTAGGATCAAAAAAAAGATGGCTACATTTACAGAAGCTTCGAGGCAGGTGCCAAATATGAAAACGATAGTTGAGGCGACGCGGGGTGAATTTCAAGACCTCGTGATACGTGCTGCAGGTGTTTTAATTTCCTTCTGCCTCAATGAAATGTTCAGAACTAAATAATTGCTGTGATTAATATTGATTGGATcatgaattatattttcctAGTTTCTTCCTCAGTCGCGAGTATTTTTCAACCCACAAAGAAGCGAGCGTGTAGTTAGAGCAATGAACTATTTCGTCAAGATGATCTTATGCTCCGTCCCATGACCTTTATTTCCATTTTacttgttgttatttttattctatcacACATATATTCCATGCTCGGCAGTGAGCTTATCAATCGGTATACGAGAATAGACACTCGATTCACCTACAAGACTTCAAGTTTGATTCGTGTATGCGAGTCTAGAGTGAAGATCTCCACGGTATTttagtgaagaaaaaatctaaCGAGCTGAAAGCGACTCAATGTACGTTATAAATAAGCGATATTCATTCAAAACTGTTATACTGAATTGctttcatttctttgaaatCATATCGAACTTTCTTATCGTCGCAGTTGTTGCAATGCTTCTGCAGATAACTCACACTCTTATCGACTTATGTAGTGCGCCAGATGATGCATTCAAGAGAAGAAGGATCGGATTGTGACAACGGTTTaaaagctgaaattcagttggcgttaaaaaatttcggtacGTCAAGTCGTTGCATGCACCGGACAGACATTTCTTTCGACGAAAAAcgagcaatgaaaaaaatttatacctgcTAAATGCATTCAATCACCTATATTCACATATTCTCATTTCGTTTAACcaacaaaattaaattctcttgGAGTCAGATCGGTAATAAGTAGTTTCAAATTGGGCTGACGGCAAGTATTTATTCATTACATTgtagaataataattcaactCATGGCAAAGCAATGAATCGAAGCTGTTGTGAACGAAGGAAGAACGCGTGGGTTGTTATCTGTGTGTAACTCCGGTTCAGATAGCCTCTAGACTGCAAGACACAAACTTCAACCAACAGGAAGTAGGCGCGCTTGGAAACCACGTGCTGTTTATTTTAAAGCAGGTTCACACTCTTCAATTTTCGTCGCGAGAATTCGATTCCATTTTCCGCGGTGCGATAAATGACAAATACTACCGAATTCCTCTGATTATCAATTcaacttttacttttattcaaCTATCATAGCAGCTCTTTTGTTACAGTAGCTGAATATAGCTTgacgaataaatatattcgagAATTATAAACGCAACAAACTAAACTATTACACGGATACACGCGATGCGTAAATTCTCAGATATACAAGTCTCATGATTTTTGGTTTCAGCAATTCaggtattatataataattatttacaactATCTTATAGTCTAAAATATAAGGCACTTGTCCACTTTGGTTTCGTTCCTAGAGAACGTTTCTAGAAATGTTAAGAAATATCTTTTCAAAAGTTCAAATCGCAAATACTTCGATCACGGAGTAAATAACCCGCCAGTTATAACGTTTTGATTAATACCTGTTCTTAGGCGAAAGCTC is part of the Neodiprion virginianus isolate iyNeoVirg1 chromosome 5, iyNeoVirg1.1, whole genome shotgun sequence genome and encodes:
- the LOC124304751 gene encoding laminin subunit beta-1-like isoform X3, producing MVRPNQLIAIVFGLFLVILADTTSPPYYRRVSNRVQSRPGVLLKKPQPCEVGSCYPATGDLLIGRENRIRASSTCGLKGPERYCIVSHLQDRKKCFFCDKRIPKQQHGVENIVHKYQPNHRAAETWWQSENGVENVTLQLDLEAEFHFTHIIIKFKTFRPAAMLIERSYDFGKTWQVYKYFAYNCQQSFPGVSTKASRNLTDVVCESRYSNVAPSEGGEIIHRVLPPNLQIDNPYSKEVQNLLKMTNLRINFTRLHTLGDDLLDNRAEIREKYYYAIKNMWVRGSCSCYGHASRCLPLPGIPERQDMVHGRCECTHNTKGLNCEYCEDFFNDLPWKPAVGKQTSACKMCNCNNHSQSCHFDEAVFERSGRVSGGVCDDCQHNTRGQNCEQCKPFFYHESSRDMTDAEACQPCDCDPSGSLDDGICDSRTDELSGDESGRCHCKANVEGRRCDRCKNGFWKFDFNNPDGCQACTCNTVGTIGNQGCNMLTGECTCKRYVTARDCSQCLPEYWGLSEEQDGCKPCDCDLGGAYDNFCDVVTGQCRCRRNIGGRTCNEPEQSYYTVSLDFLIYEGENSRASSNCQIVIREPYRDGRNTTWTGSGFIRAYEFSNLTFVIDDIVKTMEYDIVVRYEPEIAGPWQKVRIFIERDGPVDPDGPCRNWQPSDDRVTMQLYPDRHSAVAIRNACLESGKRYIVHLTFDAYDQRYQTPSASILIDSITLIPRPESIPVFSGSPLAEVRRQEYEAYRCGDMFYDLYDRDQQISDICKQYQYIIGTYVFDGGHACECNLTGSHSLLCNQFGGRCSCKTNVIGRRCDSCAPGTYNFGPEGCKPCDCDAVGALDNFCNVETGRCTCHPNTYSRTCGLCQPGFWNFPHCRRCECNGHADSCDSKTGACINCQDSTTGHNCDMCIATFYGDPRIGVDIPCRQCPCPGAIASGHSYADSCSLDSITQDVVCECYEGYASPRCETCDDNYYGNPDVPGGSCTPCDCSNNTDPARPGNCDPKTGECLQCLFDTAGSHCQICKPQYYGDALEKNCKFCECNVLGTDQSAGPCNHRSGQCPCLPHVMGQFCDHCEENHWRIASGEGCDPCECDAIGSISDKCNEYDGTCECRPGFGGRQCNECQKNHWGDPNIECKTCECSSLGSATPQCDRQTGACVCYEGIGGVKCDHCDRGYLGFAPTCRPCGECFDNWDMTLQGVRNRTSNVITDASRIKKVGITGFYTSEFDQMDDSLNQVKALVSDTSVRGQDLEKLSDMAADLKNVIQASQMRLDELDNLQDSISQRVHLADAALKNMRNRTDNLHQDAAQLKKDATKLQEANVQGALNVTVEMAEQSNEAERMANGTLNTLAEAERYHTNTENFLSKNSLSFKEATDQNKESIARLGDQVTTIKSMLPDLNLEVCGERVTECSSLCGGAGCGSCGGLSCDAGAVAKVNLALDLADKQTAAIKNHRDKAEQLLRSMSQVQQEAIAARSNAQDAFNHALSVRNETDELSADLTALTDRMWNFLTEEQSTPAEVRDLAKKALSKNIHSNPEQIKELAQNISLMVGSLTNPEKIIAEAADGLRRANQLRERANATKNEAIAKEVQAEKITKLLTDAQSAQDNADNAVRKATDDITQSQAHLTTIIQGMKMAKDTAGKLTASVGALDSRLENLQTQLIKDDYILNEEIAKQVAEVVLEAGTVDNKTMKLRQEYQQAKNSLGNRVDRSKGNIEKAKSLLARASELTADTSTKFKDLDGMEIVYKDNERKLSRLMEIVDSLTNEMEQHLKEIDTKSIRYRQCST